One window from the genome of Amycolatopsis sp. NBC_01480 encodes:
- the lepA gene encoding translation elongation factor 4 — translation MEGGQPRTTFPRTTRVTAPKTFADTTFTPPELIRNFCIIAHIDHGKSTLADRMLQLTGVVEERAMRAQYLDRMDIERERGITIKAQNVRLPWQVDGQNHVLHMIDTPGHVDFTYEVSRALEACEGAILLVDAAQGIEAQTLANLYLALENNLTIIPVLNKIDLPSADPDKYAGEIAHIIGCEPGDVLRVSAKTGVGVGALLDEVVKQVPAPVGDSDAPARAMIFDSVYDTYRGVVTYIRVVDGKITPREKIRMMSTGATHELLEVGIISPEPKPSKGLGVGEVGYLITGVKDVRQSKVGDTVTSERHGATEALAGYREPKPMVYSGLYPVDGSDYPELREALEKLQLNDAALAYEPETSVALGFGFRCGFLGLLHLEITRDRLEREFGLDLISTAPNVVYRVVLEDRSEVVVTNPSDWPTGLKISDVYEPVSKVSILAPAEFVGTIMELCQTKRGQLLGMDYLSEDRVELRYNLPLAEIIFDFFDTLKSRTRGYASLDYEEAGEQASELVKVDILLQGETVDAFSAIVHKDAAYSYGNRMATRLRELIPRQQFEVPIQAAVGSRIIARETIRAIRKDVLAKCYGGDISRKRKLLEKQKEGKKRMKTVGRVEVPQEAFVAALSTEDSGKNKK, via the coding sequence ATGGAAGGTGGCCAACCCCGAACCACGTTCCCGAGGACCACACGAGTGACAGCGCCCAAGACGTTCGCCGACACCACCTTCACGCCGCCGGAGCTCATCCGCAACTTCTGCATCATCGCCCACATCGACCACGGCAAGTCGACGCTGGCGGACCGCATGCTGCAGCTCACCGGTGTCGTCGAGGAGCGGGCGATGCGCGCTCAGTACCTCGACCGGATGGACATCGAGCGTGAGCGCGGCATCACGATCAAGGCCCAGAACGTCCGCCTGCCCTGGCAGGTCGACGGGCAGAACCACGTGCTGCACATGATCGACACCCCCGGCCACGTCGACTTCACCTACGAGGTCTCCCGCGCGCTCGAAGCGTGCGAAGGGGCGATCCTGCTGGTGGACGCGGCGCAGGGGATCGAGGCCCAGACCCTGGCCAACCTGTACCTGGCCCTGGAGAACAACCTCACCATCATCCCGGTGCTGAACAAGATCGACCTGCCCTCGGCCGACCCGGACAAGTACGCGGGCGAGATCGCGCACATCATCGGCTGCGAGCCGGGCGACGTGCTGCGGGTCTCGGCGAAGACCGGCGTGGGCGTCGGCGCGCTGCTGGACGAGGTCGTCAAGCAGGTCCCGGCGCCGGTCGGCGACTCCGACGCGCCCGCGCGGGCGATGATCTTCGACTCGGTCTACGACACCTACCGCGGCGTGGTGACCTACATCCGCGTGGTCGACGGCAAGATCACCCCGCGCGAGAAGATCCGGATGATGTCCACCGGCGCCACGCACGAGCTGCTGGAGGTCGGCATCATCTCGCCGGAGCCGAAGCCCAGCAAGGGACTCGGTGTCGGCGAGGTGGGCTACCTGATCACCGGCGTGAAGGACGTCCGCCAGTCGAAGGTCGGCGACACCGTCACCTCCGAGCGCCACGGCGCGACCGAGGCGCTGGCGGGCTACCGCGAGCCGAAGCCGATGGTCTACTCCGGGCTGTACCCGGTCGACGGCTCGGACTACCCGGAGCTGCGCGAGGCGCTGGAGAAGCTGCAGCTGAACGACGCCGCGCTGGCGTACGAGCCGGAGACGTCCGTGGCGCTGGGCTTCGGCTTCCGCTGCGGCTTCCTGGGCCTGCTGCACCTGGAGATCACCCGCGACCGGCTGGAGCGCGAGTTCGGCCTCGACCTGATCTCCACGGCGCCGAACGTGGTCTACCGGGTGGTGCTGGAGGACCGGAGCGAGGTCGTGGTCACCAACCCGTCGGACTGGCCGACCGGGCTGAAGATCTCGGACGTGTACGAGCCGGTGTCCAAGGTGAGCATCCTGGCGCCGGCCGAGTTCGTCGGCACGATCATGGAGCTGTGCCAGACCAAGCGCGGCCAGTTGCTCGGCATGGACTACTTGTCCGAGGACCGCGTCGAGCTGCGCTACAACCTGCCGCTCGCGGAAATCATCTTCGACTTCTTCGACACGCTGAAGTCGCGTACGCGCGGCTACGCGTCGCTGGACTACGAAGAGGCGGGCGAGCAGGCGTCGGAGCTGGTGAAGGTCGACATCCTGCTGCAGGGCGAGACGGTGGACGCCTTCTCGGCGATCGTGCACAAGGACGCCGCGTACAGCTACGGAAACCGGATGGCGACGCGGCTGCGCGAGCTGATCCCGCGCCAGCAGTTCGAGGTCCCGATCCAGGCGGCGGTGGGCTCGCGGATCATCGCGCGCGAAACCATCCGCGCCATCCGCAAGGACGTGCTCGCCAAGTGCTACGGCGGTGACATCTCGCGTAAGCGGAAGCTGCTGGAGAAGCAGAAGGAAGGCAAGAAGCGGATGAAGACCGTGGGCCGCGTGGAGGTGCCGCAGGAGGCGTTCGTCGCGGCACTGTCCACTGAGGACAGCGGGAAGAACAAGAAATAA
- a CDS encoding class I SAM-dependent methyltransferase, producing the protein MSTSHQPAPVPPAATGTLGTALDRAFGHPAGLLGRLGGWVMARGNAATEHRIVDLARLEPDETVLVVGPGPGVGLDAASRLAGEVIGVEPSAEMRSLCLERCGDRVELRDGTAARTGSADDCVDVVLTVNNVTFWQDRPAAFAELFRILRPGGRLLLSAHEKWLPVSRHELADEAAAAGFTDLQTWTWEPPGFAGLAAQLKALKPA; encoded by the coding sequence ATGAGCACTTCGCACCAGCCCGCGCCGGTTCCACCGGCCGCCACGGGCACCCTCGGCACCGCCCTCGACCGGGCGTTCGGCCACCCCGCCGGCCTGCTCGGGCGCCTCGGCGGGTGGGTCATGGCGCGCGGCAACGCCGCCACCGAGCACCGGATCGTCGACCTGGCCCGGCTGGAGCCGGACGAAACCGTGCTGGTCGTCGGCCCCGGCCCCGGCGTCGGCCTCGACGCCGCCAGCCGGCTGGCCGGCGAGGTCATCGGGGTCGAGCCGTCGGCCGAGATGCGCTCGCTGTGCCTCGAACGCTGCGGCGACCGCGTCGAGCTGCGCGACGGCACGGCGGCCCGCACCGGGTCGGCCGACGACTGCGTCGACGTGGTCCTGACGGTCAACAACGTGACGTTCTGGCAGGACCGCCCGGCCGCGTTCGCCGAGTTGTTCCGGATCCTGCGCCCGGGCGGGCGGCTCCTGCTCTCGGCGCACGAGAAGTGGCTGCCCGTGTCCCGCCACGAGCTGGCCGACGAGGCCGCCGCCGCGGGCTTCACCGATCTGCAGACGTGGACCTGGGAGCCGCCGGGCTTCGCCGGGCTGGCGGCCCAGCTGAAGGCCCTCAAGCCGGCTTGA
- a CDS encoding VOC family protein, producing the protein MEVLSSRVLIHPRDLDAATAFYRDTLGLAIDKEFPGGTVFFAGGGSIEVVGRAESGPTPDVALWLQVRDLPATLAELAGRGVTPVRGAQREPWGLDEAWIADPDGTRIVLVEVPSGHPLRTDPR; encoded by the coding sequence ATGGAAGTACTGAGCAGCCGCGTGCTGATCCACCCCCGTGACCTGGACGCCGCCACCGCGTTCTACCGCGACACGCTGGGGCTCGCGATCGACAAGGAGTTCCCCGGCGGCACGGTCTTCTTCGCCGGCGGCGGGTCGATCGAGGTGGTCGGGCGGGCCGAGTCCGGGCCGACGCCCGACGTCGCGCTGTGGCTCCAGGTCCGCGATCTGCCGGCCACGCTGGCCGAGCTGGCGGGACGCGGCGTCACGCCGGTCCGCGGCGCTCAGCGGGAGCCCTGGGGCCTGGACGAGGCCTGGATCGCCGATCCCGACGGGACGCGCATCGTGCTGGTCGAGGTGCCGTCCGGCCATCCGCTCCGGACCGACCCCCGGTAG
- a CDS encoding DMT family transporter: MNTTALSLVLVAAFVHAAWNLAAKRVTFGGPRFVWLYYTVSAVAMAPAVAVALVVEPERPQWSWLIAAAVTAVMHIAYGIVLQRGYVVGDLSIVYPLARGTGPLLSVLAAVLVLHEHPGVWGLIGAFLVIAGVLVISIGGGTADRAARRAGVFYGVLTGAVIAAYTLWDARSVTTLGVPPLVYFGGGAIGQSLLLAPTAYRGRAEVGRLWREHRKEVLIVGLLSPAAYLLVLYALRIAPVSLVAPARELSIVVGGVAAWLVLGERNAARRLAGSLVVLAGIAAIAVA; the protein is encoded by the coding sequence GTGAACACCACAGCTCTGTCGCTCGTCCTCGTCGCCGCCTTCGTGCACGCGGCGTGGAACCTCGCCGCCAAGCGCGTCACCTTCGGCGGGCCGCGCTTCGTCTGGCTCTACTACACCGTTTCGGCCGTCGCGATGGCCCCGGCAGTCGCCGTCGCGCTCGTCGTCGAGCCGGAACGTCCACAGTGGAGCTGGCTGATCGCCGCCGCCGTGACGGCCGTGATGCACATCGCGTACGGCATCGTGCTGCAGCGCGGTTACGTCGTCGGCGACCTGTCGATCGTCTACCCGCTGGCGCGCGGCACCGGGCCGCTGCTGTCCGTGCTCGCCGCCGTCCTGGTGCTGCACGAGCACCCCGGCGTGTGGGGCCTGATCGGCGCGTTCCTGGTGATCGCCGGCGTGCTGGTGATCAGCATCGGCGGCGGCACGGCGGACCGGGCCGCGCGCCGCGCCGGCGTCTTCTACGGCGTGCTCACCGGCGCCGTCATCGCCGCGTACACGCTCTGGGACGCCCGCTCCGTGACCACGCTGGGCGTCCCGCCGCTGGTCTACTTCGGCGGCGGCGCGATCGGCCAGAGCCTGCTGCTGGCCCCGACGGCCTACCGCGGCCGCGCCGAGGTCGGCCGGCTGTGGCGGGAGCACCGCAAGGAGGTGCTGATCGTCGGGCTGCTGTCGCCGGCGGCGTACCTGCTTGTGCTGTACGCGCTGCGGATCGCGCCGGTCAGCCTGGTCGCCCCGGCGCGGGAGCTGTCGATCGTGGTGGGCGGCGTCGCGGCGTGGCTGGTCCTCGGCGAGCGCAACGCCGCGCGCCGGCTGGCCGGTTCGCTGGTGGTGCTGGCCGGCATCGCCGCGATTGCGGTGGCCTGA
- the rpsT gene encoding 30S ribosomal protein S20 → MANIKSQIKRITTNEKARQRNLAIRSSVKTAIRKFRDAADSGDKAKAVEAQRDAAKKLDKAVTKGVIHANQAANKKSAIAKRVNSL, encoded by the coding sequence GTGGCCAACATCAAGTCCCAGATCAAGCGCATCACCACCAACGAGAAGGCCCGCCAGCGCAACCTGGCGATCCGGTCCTCGGTGAAGACCGCGATCCGCAAGTTCCGCGACGCCGCCGACTCGGGCGACAAGGCCAAGGCCGTCGAGGCGCAGCGCGACGCCGCCAAGAAGCTCGACAAGGCCGTCACCAAGGGCGTCATCCACGCCAACCAGGCCGCGAACAAGAAGTCCGCGATCGCCAAGCGCGTGAACTCGCTCTGA
- the holA gene encoding DNA polymerase III subunit delta, translating to MTTAPAPLQLVIGEEELLIERAVRAALDAARAADPTADLTRNRVSELTPPVLAELVSPSLFSEGRVIVLDSAQDISQELADAVLAYIASPADGIVLVVVHSGGGRSKAAKALPAALKKAGAEIIECPKLTKPAERESFVRNEVRRSGGKIDAAGVMALLDTVGSDLRELSSAATQLVADAGGVVDEQAVRRYHTGRADVTGFAVAEKAVSGDRGAALESLRWAMQLGVPHVLVADALADAVRTIARVSAAGRGNPNQMAGELGMPPWKIRKAQGQSRGWGQDGLATAMRVVARLNAEVKGAAADADYALERAVTEVVAAKGEH from the coding sequence GTGACCACCGCCCCCGCGCCGCTCCAGCTCGTCATCGGCGAGGAAGAACTGCTCATCGAACGGGCCGTCCGGGCCGCGCTGGACGCCGCGAGGGCGGCCGACCCGACGGCCGATCTGACCCGCAACCGGGTGTCCGAACTCACACCGCCGGTGCTGGCCGAGCTGGTGAGTCCTTCGCTGTTCAGCGAGGGACGGGTGATCGTTTTGGACTCGGCGCAGGACATTTCGCAGGAGCTCGCCGACGCCGTGCTGGCGTACATCGCTTCGCCGGCGGACGGCATCGTCCTGGTCGTCGTGCACAGCGGCGGGGGCCGGAGCAAGGCGGCGAAAGCGCTGCCCGCGGCGTTGAAAAAGGCGGGTGCCGAGATCATCGAGTGCCCGAAGCTGACCAAGCCCGCCGAGCGGGAATCGTTCGTGCGCAACGAAGTGCGCCGCTCCGGCGGGAAGATCGACGCCGCCGGGGTGATGGCGCTGCTCGACACCGTCGGCTCGGACCTGCGCGAGCTGTCCTCCGCGGCGACACAGCTGGTCGCCGACGCCGGGGGCGTCGTGGACGAGCAGGCGGTCCGGCGCTACCACACCGGCCGCGCCGACGTGACCGGCTTCGCGGTGGCGGAGAAGGCCGTTTCGGGCGACCGCGGGGCGGCGCTGGAGTCGTTGCGCTGGGCCATGCAGCTGGGTGTCCCGCACGTCCTGGTGGCCGACGCGCTGGCGGACGCGGTCCGCACCATCGCGCGCGTCTCGGCGGCAGGCCGCGGCAACCCGAACCAGATGGCGGGCGAGCTGGGCATGCCGCCGTGGAAGATCCGCAAGGCGCAGGGCCAGTCCCGCGGCTGGGGCCAGGACGGGCTCGCCACCGCGATGCGCGTGGTGGCCCGCCTGAACGCCGAGGTCAAGGGCGCCGCCGCCGACGCGGACTACGCGCTGGAGCGTGCGGTCACCGAGGTCGTCGCCGCCAAGGGCGAACACTGA
- the thrC gene encoding threonine synthase: protein MTVTLGTTSASKTVDLGPAVELVSKEEGHRQPLAPEFVSAEDFSPLEVAYDFGRVRREDIEAGPNNIWRYKKLLPVPSNVEEIPNTEPGGTRLVRADRLAKALGLKRVWVKDDTGNPTHSFKDRVVAVALAAAREFGFEVLACPSTGNLANAVAAAAARAGWQSVVLIPKTLERAKILTTAVYDGALIAVDGNYDDVNRLATELAAEHASWAFVNVNVRPYYSEGSKTLAFEVAEQLGWRIPQQIVVPIASGSQLTKVDKGFRELGQLGLVEASPYKVFGAQATGCSPVSAAFRAGHDVVQPVKPDTIARSLAIGNPADGPYVLDVVNRTGGAIEDVSDEEVVEGIRLLARTEGIFTETAGGVTVATAKKLVETGKLDPDAETVLLITGDGLKTLDAVEGHIGPKATVPPSAEAVSKALGF, encoded by the coding sequence ATGACCGTTACCCTCGGAACGACCTCCGCCAGCAAGACCGTGGACCTCGGGCCCGCCGTCGAACTGGTGTCGAAGGAAGAGGGCCACCGGCAGCCGCTCGCCCCGGAGTTCGTCTCCGCCGAGGACTTCTCACCGCTCGAGGTCGCCTACGACTTCGGCCGCGTGCGCCGCGAGGACATCGAAGCCGGGCCGAACAACATCTGGCGCTACAAGAAGCTCCTGCCCGTCCCCTCGAACGTCGAGGAGATCCCCAACACCGAGCCCGGCGGCACCCGCCTGGTGCGCGCCGACCGGCTCGCGAAGGCGCTGGGCCTCAAGCGCGTGTGGGTCAAGGACGACACCGGCAACCCGACGCACTCGTTCAAGGACCGCGTGGTCGCCGTCGCGCTGGCCGCCGCCCGCGAGTTCGGCTTCGAGGTGCTGGCCTGTCCGTCCACCGGAAACCTCGCCAACGCGGTCGCCGCCGCGGCCGCGCGCGCCGGCTGGCAGTCGGTGGTGCTGATCCCGAAGACGTTGGAGCGGGCCAAGATCCTCACCACCGCGGTGTACGACGGCGCGCTGATCGCCGTGGACGGCAACTACGACGACGTCAACCGCCTCGCCACCGAGCTGGCCGCCGAGCACGCCTCGTGGGCCTTCGTGAACGTCAACGTCCGCCCGTACTACTCCGAGGGCTCGAAAACGCTCGCCTTCGAGGTCGCCGAGCAGCTCGGCTGGCGCATCCCGCAGCAGATCGTGGTCCCGATCGCCTCGGGCTCGCAGCTGACCAAGGTGGACAAGGGATTCCGCGAGCTCGGCCAGCTCGGCCTGGTGGAAGCCAGCCCGTACAAGGTGTTCGGCGCCCAGGCCACCGGCTGCTCCCCCGTCTCGGCCGCGTTCCGCGCGGGCCACGACGTGGTCCAGCCGGTGAAGCCGGACACCATCGCCCGCTCGCTGGCGATCGGCAACCCGGCCGACGGCCCGTACGTGCTCGACGTGGTCAACCGCACCGGCGGCGCGATCGAGGACGTCAGCGACGAGGAGGTCGTGGAGGGCATCCGGCTGCTCGCGCGCACCGAAGGCATCTTCACCGAGACCGCGGGCGGCGTCACCGTCGCCACCGCGAAGAAACTGGTGGAGACTGGCAAGCTCGACCCCGACGCCGAAACCGTCCTGCTCATCACCGGCGACGGCCTCAAGACCCTGGACGCCGTCGAAGGCCACATCGGCCCGAAGGCGACCGTGCCGCCATCCGCCGAAGCGGTCAGCAAGGCACTCGGTTTCTGA
- a CDS encoding ComEC/Rec2 family competence protein, with amino-acid sequence MTEPEVVPAWRNQDFRLVPAALAAWGGTLAGLRLGWWVALVTGVVAVALSVLLLVRGRGHLLGAAGALLLLGLVVAGPGALRIRAVEQEALVPAAQHGRAAVLRVEVTERPRPIHSAGYADQQAGTRSVVVETEVRSATVDDQPAASTGRVLLLAPAAGWADLLPGQEVTASGQLAPARGGDLTSAVLYVREAPTAIGEAPWWQRAASALRSGLHRLCTVLPDEPAGLLPGLVLGDTSALPQQVEREFKDSGLTHLMAVSGGNVAVVCGAVLLLFRLLRAGPRLSAVAAGSCLLGFLVLVGPAPSVLRAGLMGGVGLLALALGRRGSALPALAFAVCLLVAWDPAMAADFGFALSVLATAGLVLLAPRWADSLVRRGIPPGYAEGMAVPLAAFVVTAPVIAGMAGTVSLVSVVTNVLAAPVVAPVTVLGVLATVVGPWWPGAGRLLVHLADPEARWLITVARHGARAPGAVLDWPGGWWGGLCAAGLLVVAVFALRFRRVRLLVAVTLVAVLLTVVPARVLTPGWPPAGWAVVECDVGQGDALVLATSEPGRAVVVDTGPEPGPVDECLRRLGVDRVPLVVLSHLHADHTGGLASVFEGRSVGAIAVGPGRAPGWAWQQVSRETGRRGVPLLELSQGQRLSWPGLTLDVLGPRYVTARSPTQQDGTMINNSSVVLRAETPAGRVLLPGDVELAAQADLLGDGADLRADILKVPHHGSRFSLPGFLSAAAPRAALVSVGAGNSYGHPSQSTMDVLKSLGALVTRTDVDGDTAVLPGEGGPAIARRGEPRGPPH; translated from the coding sequence ATGACCGAGCCGGAGGTCGTCCCGGCGTGGCGCAACCAGGACTTCCGCCTCGTCCCGGCCGCGCTGGCCGCCTGGGGCGGAACGCTCGCCGGTCTGCGGCTCGGCTGGTGGGTCGCACTCGTCACCGGCGTGGTGGCGGTGGCCCTCTCAGTGCTGCTGCTGGTGCGCGGCCGCGGCCACCTGCTGGGAGCCGCAGGCGCACTGCTGCTGCTCGGCCTCGTCGTGGCGGGTCCCGGCGCACTGCGGATCCGAGCCGTCGAGCAGGAAGCTCTGGTTCCGGCAGCCCAGCATGGGCGCGCCGCCGTGCTGCGCGTGGAGGTCACCGAGCGGCCGCGCCCGATTCACAGCGCGGGATACGCCGACCAGCAGGCAGGAACGCGTTCCGTAGTCGTGGAAACCGAAGTTCGATCGGCCACAGTGGACGATCAACCGGCTGCGTCCACCGGGCGAGTGCTGCTGCTCGCCCCGGCCGCAGGGTGGGCGGATCTGTTGCCCGGGCAGGAAGTGACAGCCTCCGGCCAGCTTGCCCCGGCGCGCGGTGGCGACTTGACGTCCGCGGTGCTGTACGTGCGCGAAGCTCCGACGGCCATCGGCGAGGCGCCCTGGTGGCAACGCGCGGCTTCGGCGCTGCGGTCCGGGCTGCACCGGCTGTGCACGGTGCTGCCGGATGAGCCCGCCGGCCTGCTGCCGGGCCTGGTGCTGGGCGACACGAGCGCGTTGCCGCAACAGGTCGAGCGCGAGTTCAAGGACTCCGGGCTCACCCACCTGATGGCCGTGAGCGGCGGAAACGTCGCTGTGGTCTGCGGCGCGGTCCTCCTGCTGTTCCGTCTGCTGCGCGCCGGCCCGCGGCTGTCGGCGGTCGCGGCGGGCTCGTGCCTGCTCGGCTTCCTCGTACTCGTCGGCCCGGCGCCGAGTGTGCTGCGGGCCGGGCTGATGGGCGGCGTCGGGCTGCTGGCGCTGGCACTCGGACGGCGGGGATCCGCCCTGCCCGCGCTCGCCTTCGCGGTCTGCCTGCTGGTGGCCTGGGACCCGGCGATGGCGGCGGACTTCGGGTTCGCCTTGTCCGTTCTTGCCACGGCCGGACTGGTCCTGCTCGCACCGCGCTGGGCGGATTCCTTGGTACGCCGGGGAATCCCGCCCGGGTACGCGGAGGGCATGGCGGTGCCGCTCGCGGCGTTTGTCGTCACCGCCCCGGTGATCGCGGGCATGGCGGGCACGGTGAGCCTGGTCTCGGTGGTCACGAACGTGCTGGCCGCGCCGGTCGTGGCGCCGGTGACGGTGCTCGGCGTGCTGGCCACCGTCGTCGGCCCGTGGTGGCCGGGCGCCGGGCGCCTGCTGGTCCACCTCGCCGATCCCGAGGCCCGCTGGCTGATCACGGTGGCCCGGCACGGCGCCCGCGCGCCGGGGGCCGTGCTCGACTGGCCCGGCGGCTGGTGGGGCGGGCTCTGCGCGGCCGGGCTGCTGGTCGTCGCGGTCTTCGCGCTGCGGTTCCGCCGGGTGCGGCTGCTGGTCGCCGTGACGCTGGTCGCGGTCCTGCTGACCGTGGTGCCGGCCCGGGTGCTTACGCCCGGCTGGCCGCCGGCGGGCTGGGCGGTGGTGGAGTGCGACGTCGGCCAGGGCGATGCCTTGGTACTGGCCACTTCCGAGCCCGGGCGGGCCGTGGTCGTCGACACCGGTCCGGAGCCGGGCCCGGTCGACGAATGCCTGCGGCGGCTCGGCGTCGACCGGGTCCCGCTGGTGGTGCTGTCCCACCTGCACGCCGACCACACCGGCGGGCTGGCGTCGGTGTTCGAGGGCCGGTCCGTCGGCGCGATCGCGGTCGGCCCCGGCCGCGCGCCGGGCTGGGCGTGGCAGCAGGTCTCACGCGAAACCGGCCGGCGCGGCGTGCCGTTGCTGGAGCTGAGCCAGGGCCAGCGGCTGTCCTGGCCGGGCCTCACGCTCGACGTGCTCGGCCCGCGCTATGTCACGGCTCGCTCGCCCACGCAGCAGGACGGCACGATGATCAACAACAGCTCGGTCGTCCTGCGGGCGGAGACCCCCGCGGGCCGGGTGCTCCTGCCGGGAGACGTGGAATTGGCCGCCCAGGCCGACTTGCTCGGCGACGGCGCCGACCTCCGCGCCGACATCCTGAAGGTGCCCCACCACGGCTCGCGCTTCTCGCTACCGGGCTTCCTCTCCGCGGCGGCCCCGCGGGCAGCGCTGGTGAGTGTGGGCGCGGGCAACAGCTACGGCCACCCGAGCCAGTCCACTATGGACGTACTGAAGTCCCTGGGTGCCCTGGTCACCCGGACCGATGTGGACGGTGACACCGCCGTGCTCCCAGGCGAAGGCGGACCGGCGATCGCCCGCCGTGGTGAGCCCCGTGGACCGCCCCACTAG
- a CDS encoding ComEA family DNA-binding protein, translated as MFEQTARDPGSPVNARLAWLADQLAAGPTTVGPGGRLVRRWLPAGTSLPGRRALPGIPGLPGRFGRRWVLFGAVFAAVVALVVTGFTIFGGSAPAAEAPPPLPIARAQVSAAAPSAGKLVISVVGHVRAPGLITVPSGSRVDDALRAAGGADPGTDLTGLNLARKLTDGEQLAVGITVPAAPAAAGPAGAGAAPGKVDLNSATPEQLDTLPGVGEVTAQRIVDWRTQHGGFSSVEQLRDVDGIGESKFGKLREQVSVG; from the coding sequence GTGTTCGAGCAGACCGCCCGGGACCCGGGCTCTCCCGTCAACGCCAGGCTCGCCTGGCTGGCCGACCAGCTGGCCGCGGGCCCGACGACGGTCGGGCCCGGCGGCCGGCTCGTGCGACGCTGGCTGCCGGCCGGCACCTCCCTCCCCGGCCGGCGCGCCCTGCCTGGAATACCTGGATTGCCCGGCCGTTTCGGCCGTCGTTGGGTTCTCTTCGGGGCGGTGTTCGCAGCCGTCGTAGCACTGGTCGTGACCGGTTTCACGATCTTCGGCGGCAGCGCGCCGGCGGCGGAGGCACCACCGCCGCTGCCGATCGCCCGCGCCCAGGTTTCGGCCGCGGCGCCCAGCGCCGGGAAGCTCGTGATCAGTGTGGTCGGCCACGTGCGCGCGCCCGGCCTGATCACGGTCCCGTCCGGCTCCCGGGTCGACGACGCCCTGCGCGCGGCGGGCGGCGCGGACCCGGGCACCGATCTGACCGGCCTCAACCTCGCCCGCAAGCTCACCGACGGCGAACAGCTGGCGGTCGGCATCACCGTGCCCGCCGCACCCGCCGCCGCAGGCCCGGCAGGCGCCGGTGCCGCACCCGGGAAGGTCGACCTCAACTCGGCCACCCCCGAACAACTCGACACCCTGCCCGGCGTCGGCGAGGTCACCGCCCAGCGCATCGTCGACTGGCGCACCCAGCACGGCGGCTTCAGCAGCGTCGAGCAACTCCGCGACGTCGACGGCATCGGCGAGAGCAAGTTCGGCAAGCTACGTGAGCAGGTGAGCGTCGGATGA
- a CDS encoding nuclear transport factor 2 family protein, with product MATDEQRIRTLIESWAEAVHTGDLPGVLRDHADGLVMFDVPPPQEGIRGIDDYSATWPPFFEWQARGASFEILELEVTAGRDVAFAWALLRCGTPQDPPDNRLRLTIGLRKEDDRWLVTHEHHSFPHTD from the coding sequence ATGGCCACCGACGAACAGCGAATCCGCACGCTCATCGAGAGCTGGGCCGAGGCCGTCCACACCGGCGACCTCCCCGGAGTCCTCCGGGACCACGCCGACGGCCTGGTCATGTTCGACGTTCCGCCGCCCCAGGAGGGGATTCGCGGGATCGACGACTACTCCGCCACCTGGCCGCCGTTCTTCGAGTGGCAGGCGCGGGGAGCGTCGTTCGAAATCCTGGAGCTGGAGGTCACCGCGGGCCGCGACGTCGCGTTCGCCTGGGCGCTCCTGCGCTGCGGCACCCCGCAAGACCCACCGGACAACCGGCTGCGGCTGACGATCGGGCTGCGCAAGGAAGACGACCGCTGGCTGGTGACGCACGAGCACCACTCGTTCCCGCACACCGACTGA
- a CDS encoding DegV family protein codes for MSVAVVTDSTAHLPEGFAERHAVRVVPLHVLVDGVVSLDGKEMGPAALAEALGERKIVTTSRPTPAEFVTEFRAALADGADSVVSVHLSSELSGTWEAAVLAAQEVGPDRVRVVDSRTTAMGLGFAALHAAIVAAGGGSPAEVEAAAAEAARHSSTLFVVETLEHLRRGGRIGPAAALLGTALAMKPVLHMAEGRILPLEKVRTMNRAMARLVELAVQAAGDGPVELAVHHLASPERAVDLANRLEEKIPGCSGGCVVSEIGAVIGAHTGPGVLGVVVQRAS; via the coding sequence GTGTCGGTCGCCGTGGTCACGGACTCCACCGCCCACCTGCCCGAGGGCTTCGCCGAGCGGCATGCGGTACGGGTGGTGCCCCTGCACGTCCTCGTCGACGGCGTGGTTTCCCTCGATGGCAAGGAAATGGGCCCCGCGGCGCTCGCGGAGGCGCTGGGGGAGCGCAAGATCGTCACCACGTCGAGACCGACGCCCGCCGAGTTCGTCACCGAGTTCCGGGCGGCGCTGGCCGACGGCGCCGATTCGGTGGTGTCCGTGCACCTCTCGAGCGAGCTTTCGGGCACGTGGGAGGCCGCGGTGCTGGCGGCGCAGGAGGTCGGCCCGGACCGCGTGCGCGTAGTCGATTCGCGGACCACGGCGATGGGCCTGGGCTTCGCCGCCCTGCACGCCGCGATCGTGGCCGCCGGCGGTGGCTCCCCGGCCGAAGTCGAGGCGGCCGCGGCCGAGGCGGCCCGGCACTCGTCGACGCTGTTCGTCGTCGAAACCCTCGAGCACCTGCGCCGCGGCGGCCGGATCGGGCCCGCGGCGGCGCTGCTGGGCACCGCGCTGGCGATGAAACCGGTGCTGCACATGGCCGAAGGCCGCATCCTGCCGCTGGAGAAGGTGCGCACGATGAACCGGGCGATGGCGCGGCTGGTGGAGCTGGCCGTGCAGGCCGCGGGCGACGGGCCGGTCGAGCTGGCCGTGCACCACCTCGCTTCGCCGGAGCGCGCCGTCGACCTGGCGAACCGCCTGGAGGAGAAGATTCCGGGCTGCTCGGGCGGTTGCGTCGTCTCGGAGATCGGCGCGGTGATCGGCGCGCACACCGGGCCGGGAGTGCTCGGGGTGGTCGTGCAGCGCGCGTCGTAG